The Streptomyces sp. CC0208 genome window below encodes:
- the pyk gene encoding pyruvate kinase codes for MRRAKIVCTLGPATDSYDQIKALVDAGMDVARFNLSHGSYAEHEERYHRVRKASDETGRSVGLLADLQGPKIRLGHFTEGPVLLERGDTFTITVEEGAEGDQRSCGTTYGGLASDVTVGERILVDDGKVCLEVTSVEGPQVHTRVIEGGMVSDHKGLNLPGVAVSVPALSAKDEEDLRWALRMGFDVIALSFVRSGRDIEAVHRIMDEAGRRLPVIAKVEKPQAVEAIDDIVAAFDGIMVARGDLGVEMPLEQVPIVQKRAIKLAKRNAKPVIVATQMLDSMIENSRPTRAEASDVANAVIDGTDAVMLSGETSVGKYAIETVRTMAKIVEAAEEDILAKGLPPLTERNKPRTQGGAVARAAAEMGDFLGAKFLVAFTQSGDTVRRLSRYRSPIPLLAFTPEPATRSQLSLTWGVETFLGPQVDTTDAMVDQVDELLLQYGRCEKGDVVVITAGSPPGVSGSTNLVRVHHVGEDDSPK; via the coding sequence ATGCGCCGAGCAAAGATCGTCTGCACCCTGGGCCCCGCCACCGACTCCTACGACCAGATCAAAGCCCTGGTCGACGCCGGAATGGACGTAGCCCGCTTCAACCTCAGCCACGGCAGCTACGCCGAACACGAGGAGCGGTACCACCGCGTCCGCAAGGCCTCCGACGAGACCGGCCGCAGCGTCGGCCTCCTCGCCGACCTTCAGGGCCCGAAGATCCGCCTCGGCCACTTCACCGAAGGACCCGTACTCCTTGAACGCGGCGACACCTTCACCATCACGGTGGAGGAGGGCGCGGAGGGCGACCAGCGCTCCTGCGGCACCACGTACGGCGGACTCGCCTCGGATGTCACTGTGGGTGAGCGCATCCTCGTCGACGACGGCAAGGTCTGCCTGGAGGTCACGTCGGTGGAGGGCCCCCAGGTCCACACCAGGGTGATCGAGGGCGGCATGGTCTCCGACCACAAGGGCCTGAACCTCCCGGGCGTGGCGGTCTCGGTGCCCGCCCTCTCCGCCAAGGACGAGGAGGACCTCCGCTGGGCCCTGCGCATGGGCTTCGACGTGATCGCGCTGTCGTTCGTGCGAAGTGGCCGCGACATCGAGGCCGTTCACCGGATCATGGACGAGGCGGGGCGGCGGCTCCCGGTCATCGCCAAGGTGGAGAAGCCCCAGGCGGTCGAGGCGATCGACGACATCGTGGCCGCGTTCGACGGCATCATGGTCGCGCGCGGGGACCTGGGCGTGGAGATGCCGCTGGAGCAGGTACCGATCGTCCAGAAGCGCGCGATCAAACTGGCCAAGCGCAACGCCAAGCCGGTGATCGTCGCGACCCAGATGCTCGACTCGATGATCGAGAACTCCCGCCCGACGAGGGCGGAGGCCTCTGACGTGGCCAACGCGGTCATCGACGGCACGGACGCGGTGATGCTGTCGGGGGAGACCAGCGTCGGGAAGTACGCGATCGAGACGGTCCGGACGATGGCGAAGATCGTGGAGGCGGCGGAGGAGGACATCCTCGCGAAGGGACTGCCGCCGCTGACCGAACGCAACAAGCCGCGGACGCAGGGCGGGGCGGTCGCCCGCGCGGCGGCGGAGATGGGCGACTTCCTGGGCGCGAAGTTCCTGGTGGCCTTCACCCAGTCGGGCGACACGGTGCGACGGCTTTCGCGGTACCGGTCCCCGATCCCGCTCCTGGCCTTCACTCCGGAGCCGGCGACTCGGTCGCAGCTGAGCCTGACGTGGGGTGTGGAGACCTTCCTCGGCCCGCAGGTCGACACCACGGACGCGATGGTGGACCAGGTGGACGAGCTGCTGCTGCAGTACGGTCGCTGCGAGAAGGGCGACGTGGTCGTGATCACGGCCGGCTCCCCGCCCGGGGTCTCCGGCTCGACGAACCTGGTCCGGGTCCATCACGTCGGCGAGGACGACAGTCCCAAGTAG
- a CDS encoding helix-turn-helix domain-containing protein: MYDVSTRKRALALVTQGRSLNSVSRETGISRAAICSWQQRIEPLPRMSSPGPGPPADEQAYAYLLGLYLGDGCISAHPRGGYHLRIACADAWPGLIQECREAITKVRPGIAVYALQKEGYRMMTGYSRHWPSLFPQHGPGKKHERSIALVSWQQAIVDVHPWEFIRGLIHSDGCRITNWTTRLVAGEQKRYEYPRYFFTNLSGDIIRLFTHTLDRVGVDWKRANSHNISIARKASVALMDTHVGPKH, encoded by the coding sequence ATGTACGACGTCAGCACGCGCAAGCGAGCTCTCGCACTGGTGACACAGGGGCGCAGCCTCAACTCGGTCAGCCGAGAAACGGGAATCTCGCGAGCCGCGATCTGCTCCTGGCAGCAACGCATCGAGCCGTTACCGCGCATGTCATCTCCCGGCCCCGGGCCGCCTGCCGACGAACAGGCCTACGCGTACCTACTGGGCCTCTACCTGGGTGATGGCTGCATCAGCGCACACCCGCGCGGCGGCTACCACCTGCGCATCGCGTGCGCCGACGCCTGGCCGGGCCTCATCCAGGAGTGCCGCGAAGCCATCACCAAAGTGCGCCCAGGTATTGCCGTCTACGCCCTCCAAAAGGAGGGCTACCGGATGATGACCGGCTACTCCCGGCACTGGCCCAGCCTCTTCCCCCAGCACGGACCTGGCAAGAAGCATGAGCGCTCCATCGCCCTCGTTTCCTGGCAGCAGGCCATCGTCGACGTCCACCCATGGGAGTTCATCCGCGGCCTCATCCACTCCGACGGGTGCCGCATCACCAACTGGACGACGCGCCTCGTGGCCGGTGAACAGAAGCGCTACGAATATCCCCGGTACTTCTTCACCAACCTGTCGGGCGACATCATCAGGCTCTTCACCCACACCCTCGACCGAGTGGGAGTCGACTGGAAGCGGGCGAACAGCCACAACATCTCCATCGCCCGCAAAGCCTCAGTAGCCCTCATGGACACCCACGTAGGCCCCAAGCACTGA
- a CDS encoding response regulator produces the protein MTAPESPQPVDAPDDDKSHVPPLTTRVVIAEDEALIRLDLKEMLEEEGYSVVGEAGDGEQAIELAREHKPDLVILDVKMPKLDGISAAEKIAEERIAPVLMLTAFSQRDLVERARDAGAMAYLVKPFSKSDVVPAIEMAVSRFTELKELENEVADLTQRLETRKLVDRAKSILQTSYGLTEPAAFRWIQKTSMDRRMSMQQVAEAVILDADEKKANKG, from the coding sequence GTGACCGCCCCCGAGTCGCCCCAGCCCGTAGACGCGCCCGACGACGACAAGTCGCACGTGCCTCCGCTGACGACCCGTGTCGTCATTGCCGAGGACGAGGCCCTGATCCGGCTCGACCTCAAAGAGATGCTGGAGGAAGAGGGCTACAGCGTCGTAGGCGAGGCAGGCGATGGCGAGCAGGCCATCGAGCTGGCCCGTGAGCACAAGCCGGACCTCGTGATCCTCGACGTGAAGATGCCCAAGCTGGACGGCATCTCCGCGGCCGAGAAGATCGCCGAAGAGCGCATCGCGCCCGTCCTCATGCTCACCGCCTTCTCGCAGCGCGACCTGGTGGAGCGGGCCCGGGACGCCGGTGCGATGGCGTACCTCGTCAAGCCCTTCAGCAAGAGCGATGTCGTGCCGGCGATCGAGATGGCCGTGTCCCGGTTCACCGAGCTGAAGGAGCTGGAGAACGAGGTCGCGGATCTGACCCAGCGGCTCGAGACGCGCAAGCTCGTCGACCGGGCGAAGTCGATCCTCCAGACCTCCTACGGCCTGACGGAGCCTGCCGCGTTCCGGTGGATCCAGAAGACGTCGATGGACCGGCGCATGTCGATGCAGCAGGTCGCGGAGGCGGTCATTCTGGACGCCGACGAGAAGAAGGCCAACAAGGGCTGA
- a CDS encoding ABC transporter ATP-binding protein, translating into MTALLEVEDLRVSYGKIEAVKGISFSVEAGQVVTLIGTNGAGKTTTLRTLSGLLKPTSGKILFDGKPLSGIPAHKIVSFGLAHSPEGRHIFPRLTIFENLQLGAFLRKDKEGIEKDIQRAYELFPILGERRNQAAGTLSGGEQQMLAMGRALMSQPKLLMLDEPSMGLSPIMMQKIMATIVELKSQGTTILLVEQNAQAALSLADQGHVMEVGNIVLSGTGQDLLHDESVRKAYLGED; encoded by the coding sequence GTGACCGCACTCCTCGAAGTCGAGGACCTCCGGGTCTCCTACGGCAAGATCGAAGCCGTCAAAGGCATCTCCTTCAGCGTCGAAGCAGGCCAGGTCGTCACCCTCATCGGCACCAACGGCGCCGGCAAGACGACGACACTCAGGACACTGTCCGGTCTGCTGAAGCCCACCTCCGGCAAGATCCTCTTCGACGGCAAACCCCTCAGCGGCATCCCCGCCCACAAGATCGTCTCCTTCGGACTCGCCCACTCCCCCGAAGGCCGGCACATCTTCCCCCGCCTGACGATCTTCGAAAACCTCCAGCTCGGAGCCTTCCTCAGGAAAGACAAGGAAGGCATCGAAAAGGACATACAGCGCGCCTACGAGCTCTTCCCGATCCTGGGAGAACGCCGCAACCAGGCGGCAGGCACCCTGTCCGGCGGCGAGCAGCAGATGCTCGCGATGGGCCGCGCCCTGATGTCCCAGCCGAAGCTCCTGATGCTGGACGAGCCCTCCATGGGGTTGTCCCCCATCATGATGCAGAAGATCATGGCGACCATCGTCGAACTCAAGTCCCAGGGCACGACGATCCTCCTCGTCGAGCAGAACGCCCAAGCGGCACTCTCTCTCGCCGACCAGGGACACGTCATGGAGGTCGGCAACATCGTCCTGTCCGGCACCGGACAAGACCTCCTCCACGACGAGTCGGTCCGCAAGGCATACCTCGGCGAGGACTGA
- a CDS encoding ABC transporter ATP-binding protein: MTTPVLEARNVTMRFGGLTAVRSVDFTVNAGEIVGLIGPNGAGKTTFFNCLTGLYVPTEGTVTYKGTVLPPKPHLVTQAGIARTFQNIRLFANMTVLENVLVGRHTRTKEGLWSALLRGPGFKKAEKASEERAMELLEFIGLEAKRDHLARNLPYGEQRKLEIARALASEPGLLLLDEPTAGMNPQETRATEELVFAIRDRGIAVLLIEHDMRFVFNLSDRVAVLVQGEKLVEGTSDVVQADERVIAAYLGEPFDGDPGTAGTAETDAAEAQSTTSTKGEGQ, from the coding sequence ATGACGACACCTGTACTCGAAGCCCGCAACGTCACCATGCGCTTCGGCGGCCTCACCGCCGTCCGCTCGGTCGACTTCACCGTCAACGCAGGCGAGATCGTCGGCCTCATCGGCCCCAACGGCGCCGGCAAGACCACCTTCTTCAACTGCCTCACCGGCCTCTACGTCCCCACCGAAGGCACGGTCACCTACAAAGGCACCGTCCTGCCCCCCAAGCCCCACCTGGTGACCCAGGCCGGCATCGCCCGCACCTTCCAGAACATCCGCCTCTTCGCCAACATGACGGTCCTCGAGAACGTCCTCGTAGGCCGCCACACCCGCACCAAGGAAGGCCTCTGGTCCGCCCTCCTGCGCGGCCCCGGCTTCAAGAAGGCGGAGAAGGCCAGCGAAGAACGAGCCATGGAACTCCTCGAGTTCATCGGCCTGGAGGCCAAGCGCGACCACCTCGCCCGCAACCTCCCCTACGGCGAACAGCGCAAGCTCGAGATCGCACGCGCCCTGGCCTCCGAACCCGGCCTGCTCCTCCTCGACGAGCCCACCGCCGGCATGAACCCCCAGGAGACCCGAGCCACCGAAGAACTGGTCTTCGCCATCCGCGACAGGGGCATCGCCGTCCTCCTCATCGAGCACGACATGCGCTTCGTCTTCAACCTCTCCGACCGCGTCGCCGTCCTCGTCCAGGGCGAAAAACTCGTCGAAGGCACCTCCGACGTCGTCCAGGCCGACGAACGCGTCATCGCCGCCTACCTCGGCGAACCCTTCGACGGCGACCCCGGCACGGCAGGCACCGCCGAGACCGACGCGGCCGAAGCGCAGAGCACCACCAGCACCAAGGGAGAAGGCCAGTGA
- a CDS encoding branched-chain amino acid ABC transporter permease: MTDTTTRGLIPLPLPAARALLLAGGIATAASAFLAWTWTSEFPGDLTISGYPGGLQWLTFIAGLLVTVFALAAYEVPGLRGLIPARNNAPLVLTALGGFGVTWYTIVSIAVELGGLANLEPGGWVAAIASLLPVIGAFALPEPRTASAKGNLKAYIAKPDGIPAAAPISPWVERAIITLATIVGLAVFTYGIDTEYGELFIGYLIVVIFAVWALHTAGLNDRFSRIVARNRSFTLAMGFAAAIAFPFTQTNDHYANIGVNILIFGTVALGLNIVVGLAGLLDLGYVAFLGVGAYTAALVSGSEFSRFSGVHFPFWAAALTGAAASLVFGVLIGAPTLRLRGDYLAIVTLGFGEIFRIAVNNMDGDSGPDLTNGPNGIPAIPDLNFFGFNLGQAHDVAGFTLGRFANYYLLMVLIMAIVVLVYTRAADSRIGRSWIAIREDETAATAMGINGFRVKLIAFALGATLAGLAGTVSAHVTYSVVPTPYQFAGSTPPNSAFLLAAVVLGGMGTVAGPILGAALLYLLPEKLVFLQDKSLLAFGIALILLMRFRPEGIIANRRRQLEFHETGQLDVPETTTLTGDPAAVTKAGA; the protein is encoded by the coding sequence TCACCTTCATCGCCGGCCTGCTCGTCACGGTGTTCGCGCTCGCGGCATACGAAGTCCCCGGCCTCCGCGGACTGATCCCCGCCCGCAACAACGCCCCCCTGGTACTCACCGCCCTCGGCGGCTTCGGCGTCACCTGGTACACCATCGTCTCGATCGCGGTCGAACTCGGCGGACTCGCCAACCTCGAACCGGGCGGCTGGGTCGCGGCCATCGCCTCCCTCCTGCCCGTCATCGGCGCCTTCGCTCTCCCCGAGCCCCGCACCGCGAGTGCCAAGGGCAACCTCAAGGCCTACATCGCCAAGCCCGACGGCATCCCCGCCGCCGCACCCATCAGCCCCTGGGTCGAGCGCGCGATCATCACCCTCGCCACCATCGTCGGCCTGGCCGTCTTCACCTACGGCATCGACACCGAGTACGGCGAACTCTTCATCGGCTACCTCATCGTCGTCATCTTCGCCGTCTGGGCCCTGCACACCGCCGGCCTCAACGACCGCTTCTCCCGCATCGTCGCCCGCAACCGCAGCTTCACGCTCGCCATGGGCTTCGCCGCGGCCATCGCGTTCCCCTTCACCCAGACCAACGACCACTACGCCAACATCGGCGTCAACATCCTGATCTTCGGGACCGTCGCCCTGGGCCTCAACATCGTCGTCGGCCTCGCGGGCCTTCTCGACCTCGGATACGTCGCCTTCCTCGGCGTCGGCGCCTACACCGCCGCCCTCGTCTCCGGCTCCGAGTTCTCCCGCTTCTCCGGCGTCCACTTCCCCTTCTGGGCCGCCGCCCTCACCGGCGCCGCCGCATCGCTCGTCTTCGGCGTCCTCATCGGCGCCCCCACCCTGCGACTGCGCGGCGACTACCTCGCCATCGTCACCCTCGGCTTCGGAGAGATCTTCCGTATCGCCGTCAACAACATGGACGGCGACTCCGGCCCCGACCTCACCAACGGCCCCAACGGCATTCCGGCCATCCCCGACCTCAACTTCTTCGGGTTCAACCTCGGCCAAGCCCACGACGTAGCAGGCTTCACCCTCGGCCGCTTCGCCAACTACTACCTGCTCATGGTGCTGATCATGGCCATCGTGGTCCTGGTCTACACCCGCGCCGCCGACTCCCGCATCGGCCGCTCCTGGATCGCCATCCGCGAGGACGAGACCGCCGCCACCGCCATGGGCATCAACGGCTTCCGCGTCAAACTCATCGCCTTCGCCCTCGGCGCCACCCTCGCCGGCCTCGCCGGCACCGTCAGCGCCCACGTCACCTACAGCGTCGTCCCGACGCCGTACCAGTTCGCGGGCTCGACACCCCCCAACTCGGCCTTCCTCCTCGCCGCAGTCGTCCTCGGCGGCATGGGCACGGTCGCAGGCCCCATCCTCGGCGCCGCACTCCTCTACCTGCTCCCGGAGAAGCTCGTCTTCCTCCAGGACAAGTCGCTGCTCGCCTTCGGCATCGCCCTCATCCTGCTGATGCGCTTCCGCCCCGAAGGCATCATCGCCAACCGCCGCCGCCAACTCGAATTCCACGAGACCGGCCAACTCGACGTACCAGAAACAACAACGCTGACCGGCGACCCCGCCGCCGTCACCAAGGCGGGGGCGTGA